From the Cryptococcus neoformans var. neoformans JEC21 chromosome 6 sequence genome, the window AAGAACATGATCTGATGGAAAGATACATGCATTTTTTTACTTTTACAAATTATGTTTGCTGTATTGACACATTTCACAGTATGCCTTCCACATGAATGCATTGATTTTACAAATTATGTGTACTGTATTGACACATTATTGGAATATGCCTTCCACAAGAATGCATTATTTTTACAAATTATGTGTACTGTGTTGACACATTGCGCAGTACGCCTTCCACAATAGAAGACTAAGACGTACTCGAGAAGGTGACACTCTCCGCTTCGGTCTCAATCTGGCTGTTACAGTTCAGGAAGTTATAGTTCAGGCAGTTAAAGCTCCCGACACATTGTCCTTCCTTGATCAACCTGGCTTCGACAAAGTGCTATTTCAAGGGGCATTGAGATGAGCGATGCAAATAGGATACCTGAAATTTACTCATTCAGCATCCGTTCATCTATTCAATGCGCCAATTACGCTTTGGATacgagatgaggaaaacgTACCAGTCGAATCAGCCGCTCCAACAGCACCGATCCTAAActctctttccatcgccttcttctccatctccgtcaCATTCACAGTTCTTCGATCCCCACCCATCTCATTATCGCCATCAGCGTCATAGTTTTCACTGACACTGCCTTCTCTGCCCACGTGGTAAAACGTGTTGACATACCCGCTCCCACCACACAGCCCTTCCAAACAAATTAATAAGAAAACAATTGTAATACTTCTATCCaccccaccatctccgtcTGCTGGAGGAGTGTAAgcaggagaggagaagaaaaacgTCTTTgcttgaagaaaaagaagggaaaggacTAGGAATTGGATGATAGCCGGTAAAGGGAGAAGTCGTTTGGGTATAGGCGGTAGgccgagggagagggatgagcgggaaagaaaaacaaaagtTTGGTCTGTCATTTTTGGTGTATCCGTGATTAAAATTAAGTAATCTTTTTCTAGTCTTCAAGGGACGGGATAAAAGGGCAACATACAGGTAAGTGACCAAAAAGGATAGTAATCACGAGGAGATTTGAAGAGCCACGACCAAAGTCCGTACGTTGGCAATGGAAAAACCAGCGTAGGTGCTACTCCCTAAACCCAAACTCGGCCATCAGTCATCAGTCTTCATCGAGAAAAGtgggacaaggagaagaaggaaggaagggagatgaaCGCACAGAGTTGATGACATATTCCTCCACGTAAACTGCACAAAGCGGAAGCATGTATCTCACCACCAATGGTCGCAGCAacttcatcttttcctgTGTCGTCAACCTTGAAGCTCTCATTCCCATTAATCTCTTATCCCCATCTGTTaattcctctccatccctgTTCCTGTCTCTGTCTCGATCGATAAACCCGGAAGATAAGAGAGGCGTATGTTGTGGGACATACTCGGATGATGGCACTGAGATGAGGATTGCAGGAGGCCGAAAATTGTTATTATTCGATAATGATGAAGACATTGGAAGCCGTTGATAAGGAGATGAGTCTGAAGAAGCCTCAAGATGAGAAAAGGGAGGCAGGATGTATTTGTATGTAATTGGAAAAAACAATGGTAAAAACTATACACAAAATCAGTCAATTCCCGGAGCTCTTCACCACACGTAATGCGATGCGAACAAATGGAATGAGTTTGGCTCACACTAGACAATCCCAACCCACCTTTCACACCCAAGCCTCTTAACAACCACCATATCCCTGCACCTGCTACACCCGCAAACCCGGTTCCGCTAGACCATGCTCCCAAAGCCGTCTTGGACGTTGCCTCAGTAGGGAGGGTGGTCGTGAGTTGTAAGAAGGTGAGTTCTCCCATACCGGAGGATAATGAGGCTAGGGATATCCCGAGGAGACGTGGAGATAGAGATGAGGATAATGCGATTGTCTTTGTTAGGAGTGTCAGCCACCGAGCCATTGAAGCCTTCCAGCCAAATGACGAAGAAACttgagaaaaaaaggaatggaagagggaggcTCACTATTATACCAAACCAGCTACAAATTGTACAAAACCCCACTCTCCTAGTATACCGAATCTTTCCATTTGAGAGCAATGGCCAGACAACTTTGGTGATCAACGCagggaagatgttgaaCAGCGCGACAACACCTTTGGGAGTATCGGCCGATACGAGGTCCAACGCTGCTGATAAGATGATCACGTACAGGACTATCATGTGTCGATGAGTAGAATACATTGTTTAGCTCGTTATTTTACCCCCTCACCATGACAGCTTCCCTGGAGCTGAGAAGCTGAGCCGGTCGCTCGATTGCTCTGCTCAGGACTCACCATTGTTTAAAAGACCGAAGATCATGAACGCAGCAAATAACCGCTTGTTTGCATGTTTCGACCCTGTCAGCATCGGCAGTTCATCCAATGCTTGATTATCTTTATCCATAAGCCGTATCAGCTCACTCCACTACTGTATGGTGTGCTTACCAGCTATGAATTGATCAATATCCTCTCCATCAACAGAATCGCCCCTCCTACCAGGCTGATTTTCATTTCCAGTATCCGCGTGATCATCCGATCCGAGTGCAGGAGTGGTTTCGGTTATGGGTGTGGTTATGGTGTCAGAGTGCGGTGAATATCGGTGATGCACATTGTTATGAGTGGTGTTCATGGGAAGTGGAGTGAGGGGTACGGAGGCCATTCGCCCGCACTTCTGGTATGGGCGTGTATATATTGGGCGGAGCGGTATGCGTATATAGAGAGCAAGGTTGTAAaatcaaaagaagaaagatatAAGTGTGGATTTGTTTTGATAAAGACAACTTCAAGGACAATTAACGCGGACCTGATGACGACGGCGCCCTTTCCGGCATTGTCAAAGACCTTGTTGATGAGAGTAACGTTACATCCCGCAGCCCCGATATTCCAGTCTTGCCATACTGACTGTTTACAGAGTACAACTTACTTACCTCGTAGGCAAAGCCTCTGCATAGATATTGCAAACATTAAGACATATATACACCGCATTTGAAGCGAAAGCCATCCCATCAATCACGCATCGGGCATAAATCATGGACCAATCAGGCGTAGAGCCGTTCACCAGCAAACAGGCTATACCCACTAATGTTGTCACGTTCAAAGGTGATTGATACGTTCTGGGTTTTGTTAACATCGTTTCTGTGAATTTCGGTATTGACAGATGCCTTTTAGGACGACGGATACCGGCGAGGATAGACCCCGAGGCTGTAAGTTCTCAACCAGACTTTCAGTTCGAACGGAATGGAGTAGTTTAGCAAGCAGCAGCCTGATAACAGATATTGTAGCGTATAACTTATATCGTCGAGGTCATGGCAGCATCCTTTGCTACCGAGGAACATCATATTACCCTCTGTctgagagatgaagaggacaaCCTTGTCACTCAAAACAATCTGCCGAGCAAAGTGTACAATCACGACACTCTAAAGTGAGCACTGGTATTATACCTGCTGTATGGTAAATATTGACAAGGAGTACTGTCCCAGGCTCTGTGCTTCGCCAACGACAGAAGCTCTCATCGTAGTAGCTTCCCTTAAATCTACCCGTCGCAGATCATTAGCAGAGTCTACGCCCGATACCCCGCCAGCGGAAGATGTTCTTCCCCTCAAATTGGCTCTCTTCAATTTCCAGAAGTTTGTcagcgaagaagaatttACTGCAGAATTTTTACTCAAGGGAGGCATGCGAACATTGGTCAAGATTTTGGAGTCGGAAAATGGTTTAACGGGAAATACTCTCGCTGTAAGACTTCAACTCACTCCTGTCACGTTGGCGCGATTGCTTACTGACCTTACTATGCAGTATGCTCTCCAAGGCATAAGAGGTGTTCTTGAATATGAATCAGCCTGGGCAGATCTTACGGATACCTTTATCACCCGTATCTTACTCTTACTCATCTACGCTACCCAGCCCAACGTCCTAAGACCTGCAACAGCCATCATTCGTAAACTAGTAATCTCTCGtctatcctcttcccatcatgATAACCCACCAGAACTCTTAATTTCGGCATCGACAAAAGCTCCAGGACTCAAGCCTGGATTGGGGCCTGGGCCGCGACACGATGTGATTGGAGGTAAAAATCGAGCGAAACGCAAATCTAGAGAACTGACCCCCGCGGAGAAAGATCAGCACCACCATTATAAAGGTCATTCGTTATACGGCTTCGATAAATTGTACATTTTAATCAAACAACTCAACATTGTATCATcaggtgaagatgaaggatcAGTCGCCAATGCCGAGTATCTTTTCAAAATACTTGTCAAAAGGCTAGAAGGTACAGGTGACTTGGAGCTAGTTGCACAAAGGTGAATGATACCGTGATTACCTTTTGTAGGAGTAGAAGCTTATTGTTGAAAACAGTCTTGGTTTGATCAATGCTTGTCTGAGATCAGGAAATCAAGAAGGTAGCAGGCAGTATAACGAACTTGTATGGATCTTGGAAAAATTGGGGATCTGCAGATATGTCTCTGTGCGTCCCTCCTATGTCTCTATCATCTCCGTTCCTCGTTACTAACTATTCATTCAATCGAAAATTCCCAAAAAAATAATCAAATGTTATACAGCGCTTAATACCAACAAGCACAAATAACATCATCTCTCCGCATATTCTCGATTTCCAATCCCGTCTCTGCGTTATACTGCAACACAAGCGTCTACGATCCGTGCGGCCGGGACAGTATAAAGAGCATGAAAAGATGTTGAAAGATATATGGGAGGCGGGAAAATTGGGAGAGTTGGCCAAAAAAATAGGGGGAGAAGCCGGAGATGGGGGCTGGGAGGCGATGAGCGGTGGTCAACTTGGGATGAGTACGGGGGCCGGACTGGGAGCAGAGCCCGGAACGGGAATGGGAAAGTTTGGGCTAGGTTTAGGAGAGATAGATAGAGGGGTGAAaggatggtggatgatTGGATTaggcgaagaagaccaGGATGGAGTGTTGGGTGAGGGTGCGATGTTTAGGGATGTAGGTGAACTGGGTTTAGAGTGTCTGGTAAGAACCGGAATCGCTTTTTCAGTGCGTGTCCAAAGCATGACTGATGTACTTGGGGTTTAGCACTGGTTTGCGACCCATGAAGAGAGGTTTAACAACGTGAGCACTGTATACTCACTCCCCAAGAGGGGGAGGTCTGGCATAATATTGATGTCGATTTATCTCCCGTAGCTTGTGATGGAACAACAAGCCAAACCTGCTGAAAGGCGATGTCCCATCGGCAAAGCGAGGTATGTCCATATCACCCAACCATACCTGATCTGGCCTCAACTGAACTGGTCCATCTTCAGCGCCGAATGTGTCAAGCTGCTTTGTGAGCATTACAAGATCTCGCAGGCCGGCACAGGCCATCACGCACCTACCTCTTTCCAACTATTCCTGTTAAACTTCCCAAACTTGCACCATCTTGTTTTGAAGTTCTTCCTCAGGTGAGCTATTCTGAGTTTCAACATTGTCTTTGGATTTGGAGCTGACAAATATTAAAGAATGTGGCAAGAGTCCAACTCATGCACCCCCGACTTCTATCGCCTCACCCATCTCATCCGCTCGCATCTCACCCTCACCCTTTCTCCTACTACCACGTCCCTCATCGCAACCACTGCCAATACCACtcgttcctcttcctcacaaaCTACCTCTATCGATGAGCTCTTGCCCGAATTAAGCAAAAACTGGTTCCACCTGGAACAAGATTTTCTCACCACCGCTTATCGTACCATCCGTGATCGGCAGATGGATTTtttggagaaagaaggagggatgaTGCGGAGGAACGCGGTGAGAAGTTTGAAGAAAAAAttggggaaggaggttTGGGATGTTGTTTGTGAACAGAGGGTGGGGTGCATGTTGCAAGGTGGATGGTTTAATGCGGCGAGGTTGCTTGTACCGGGTATGGTTGTTATGGCGAAAGCGAATCCGAGTAAACCATTGAGATTTTTGCGTCTGGTAAGTTTTGAGTGTTTTCGTTTTTGTTATGGTTCGGTGCTTTTTAGATGAGAGCTGATGCGGAAGGGCGACGTTGTAGTCGGAGGACAGAAAGACGATTGCTTGGGACGATTTTGAGCAGCGATCCGGAAGTCCGTCTTTTGAATCTCTCACGCACCGCAGTGAGTCCTTTCTGTGCTCAGAGTATCGCCAGTCATTTGATATCATGGTTCATATGCAGTCAAAATCTCTAGCATCTCTTCTGTCAAGCAAGAGACTAGCACTCCAGTCAACTCTCGCTCACCCAACCTCATATCCAAGCTGAgcttctctctcatctcatctctACCAACCGCCACTGGTGTGACTTTGGAGAAAAGTTTGCTGGATTTGGATGCGATACATGCGGCGCAGCTTGCAGAATGGAGTGATGGGATAAAGGTATTGAAAGATGGCGGAATGACTAGTCAAGATTCTGCAAACTACATACAGGCAAGTTTGGTTTATACCCTAATTATCAGTCAGTACTGACTCCCGATGAAGATCTTGACAGAGTTGGCGTTGAACATCAGATTGTTGGATATCACCGGAGATGGTGTAGAGATTCCAGAAAACGTTGATATCGGGCCTGGTCAGTGTATTTTTTTGCAACGACTATTCTGCAAGCTGAATCACGGATAGCGCCTAGAAGCGTTGATTTTGTCTTTGCCAAATAACGTTCTGAGGGGACGATATATATGCTTATAACTGTACAGTATAGTTGTTAATTATACAATAATAATAGTTACACGGAGAAACTCTCTTAATAATATGTACATATCTTCCACCTCAAATTCAATATCACCACAGTGCCTGATCGCAATCAACGCAGAGCGCCATTCCCATAATGCACAGTAACTACTCAAGATCGTTACAGAAGATATATAGCCGAATTGGCCGGGACAATAGACGGTGAATCGGCAGGTTGTCTGACAGTTGAATTCCATTCAGATGAAATCTTCAGGATTCATGAAAAAGTGGACTCAACCTCTGTTGAAAGATACAGTCTGACGTTCTACTCTGGTAACTGGCCTAACTACTACGGACTAGTAGTAATGTATCGTACAGACAGGACACGCATTTCTCCAAAATCCTGAATTTTAGTTGTCCACGAGACGAAGGCAGgatcctcttctcgagGAAAAAAGTAAGGATAAACGCCTTCCTTTTTGGCTTGAACAGGACCTGTTCCTGAACTGCGGAACTTCATTATTAGCCTGCCTCGGTGGGACCTTTTCCCCAGTCAAATACACTTTTCGGCCCTAAACCGGGCTCAGaattcttcatcgaccCGTCGCGCGGGACTCAATGCcgtaaagaagaagcttcaTTTTGAGCATGATGGGGGGATTTTGGGTAACAATAATAATTTTGTTATCTACTGGGAGATGGATTGTCGCACTGTAGTTACGTTGACATTCGACTTTCGATTTTTCAGGGTCTGGGTGCCCCATTGGCGTGGACTCCCCAACGGGGCCCAAACAACACATCTTCCGTGGGCCATTCCTGGATCAGGTACCAAGTCGTCAGACATCACAATGTTGAACCCAATGAAGGTCAACATATAACTGTAACTGTAAGGCCACATGATGGCACTGCGAGGAAAAACTCACTAAGGCCACATCTGTTTCATCCCATTGACATCCACATCTACATGTCGAAGGACCCAACTGCCGCCGAGCAGGTGGTACTCGACCGCGTCAAGGGTGATATCGAAGACTACGATGATGTTGTCCAATCAGCGCGACAAGGTATGGAAAGCGAGAAATCGCTATCACTCAAGGAAAGTCTGAGACGCTATCCACGAGCGGTAGCTTGGTCCGTCTTGCTATCCACATCGCTGTAAGTGACCATCTGGGCCAAATCTTTTCTATTTGCAAACAGCACTGATCGGTTGCACGTGTAGTGTTATGGAGGGTTTTGatgccatcctcatcagTAACTTTTATGCTCTTCCTCAATTTGTCCAGAAATATGgtgttgagcttgaagatggtTGGTCTATTACTGCCGCTTGGCAAGCAGGTCTCACCAACGGTGCCAACGTCGGTGAAATCATCGGTCTCTGCATAAATGGCTGGGCATCTGAGAGATTCGGTTATAAGAAGACAATGATCGGTGCCGTAGGTTGCTGCACATGTATACAAACCACGTGACGCTGATGTATACTTCAATGGCCCTTCCAGCTTATCATGATGATTTGTGCTATCTTTATTCCCTTCTTCGCGCAAAATATTCAGACCCTGCTGGCGGGTGAGATCTTACAAGGGTAAATCTCACGAAACATTTGATGTTTTTTGTCAAAGCTGACGCCTGTTTGCTCTCAGGATCCCCTGGGGTATCTTCCAGACTCTAACTACCGCATACGCCGCCGAAGTCTCTCCAGTAGCTCTCCGACCGTATCTGACGGCATATGTCAACCTCTGTTGGGTAATGGGTCAAATTATTGCTTCCGGAGTCCTTCGATCCGTTCTGTCAATGGAAGGGCAATGGGCTTATAGGCTACCCTTCGCTCTCCAGTGTGAGCACCCCGGCCAGAGAAAATGGCCGTCACTAACAACAACTTCGATCACAGGGATTTGGCCCGTTCCAATTTTAGTTGGCTGTCTTTTCGCCCCCGAATCACCTTGGTGGCAAGTACGAAACGGCCGACACGATGATGCTCGACGAACAATTCGACGGCTCTTTAGCAGCCCTTCtgatgaggaggttgagaacTCGCTCTCCCTCATGAAACACACCAACGCCATTGAAAAGACCATGGCCGAAGGTACTAGCTACTGGGATTGCTTCAAAGGTGTCGATCTCCGCAGGACAGAGATTGCGGCTGGAGCTTGGATGGTTCAGAATCTGTGTGGCGGTGGTCGGTCTTTGCCTTATGAGGTTTATGGGCCCCCGGCTGATGTACTTGTCTTTGGGTAGCATTTATGGCCTATTCTACTTTCTTCCTGGAGCAAGCCGGTCTCCCTATTACCCAGGCCTTTAACCTGTCCATTGCCCAGTACGCTCTCGGTATCTGCGGGACTGTTGTTTCATGGGTAGGTATTATTTCTTTGGATATAGATAATGAGCTAAAATGCCCCTTTGTTCAGATCCTTATGGGAAGTGTTGGCCGAAGAAGACTATATTTGGTCGGTCTCGCCGGCATGGTCGTCTTCCTTGTAATCATTGGAGCACTAGGCTTCGTTTCAGTCTCAAATTCGGGTGCTCAGTGAGTTCAGTCCTCGGGCTACTCGACGCTGATTGGCGCTTCTTCCTAGATGGGCTGTTGGGGCTTTGCTTCTAGTTTACACTGCATTATACGATGCTACTGTTGGTCCTGTTTGTTACACCATCGTCGGTGAAATTTCCTCAACTCGGCTCAGGGCCAAAACCGTTGCGTGAGTAGCAATTGATAATTGCCAATTTTTTTACTCTGTCTTTCAGTCACTGGCTAATCAACACCACCTCAATAGCATCGCTCGAATCGCATACGTCATCATTGGTATCGTTAACGCTGTTATCATGCCTTATTTCCTCAACTCTGCGGAGTTGAATTGGGGTGCCAAGACCGGCTTTTTCTGGGGCGGGTTTGCTTTCCTATGTCTCATCTGGACGTTCTTCAGGCTTCCCGAAGCCAAAGACAGGACATATGGCGAACTCGACGTCCTCTTTGAGAACAAAATCACTGCCAGGAAATTCGCTTCGACAACCGTTGATCAGTTCGCTGACCACGAAGGCCATTTTGACAATATTATTGCAGTCGAAACATTTGACGGAAAACTGTCTAGCAAACCTTCAATCGCCCATGTGGAGTATTCCCTAACGGGTTTAGAAAAGTAGACGCTTGAGCAAAGCGAGATCATCAAGTTTTAACAGGCTGAATTCGAAGCAAGAATAGACGAATTACATTTGTGGTAGTTTGCATCAGGGgattttttatttttaaTAGGTTTTCTCATTGGAACAAGTTGTACTGGGTAATTGAGTCATATGTACGTCGATGTGCGTGACTATGCTTTTTAGTCTTAATCTCTGCAAGGTATCAAATTCTAACGGCAGAGGGGTTCCCGAGCTTTGGGCGGAAGGTTGAGATATGGACTGAGAAGTACTgggatttgaagaagctgtaGACAAAGGTACTTCCGAATTCACTGCGGGTTGGGAACTAGCAGGCTCCGGTGTGGTCGGCCCTGAACAAGCAACCAAAAAGTTCGAAATGGATGCAGAGCTTGCCCTACAGAGTTAGGAGATCGGCTTCCTGATGACGAGGTTGCTACCGAAGAACTGACAAGTGGGTGCGAGCTGGTGGAGATTGAATTTGAGGGTTCGGCAGAAGTAGGATCAGCCCGAGAACTTAATTGGCTCTGCAGCCGCCGAGCTTAAGTGCTGtagagggaagagatgtGATTTCTGCTGGACGCGGCGTTGCTTTGCTTTGGCAAAGAGGTTGTGTCGGATGATGTAGGTCCCAAGTTGATGCAACAGTGATGGAAGAttaggaagaggaagatggtgaaggttcgagagagggagacgaggaaggtTGGGCAGCCGGTTCAGGTGAGCGCGGTCGCAGAAGACGCAGATGGATCGTTAGATGACGGCGCAGCCGATGATTGTTTATGAGGTGAAGCAGACGTAGAGGCAGTAGCAGATACAATGGTTGATGATACAGTACTATTCCTCATCCATATCTTCCATGTCACCATCCAGATCTCTGGCTTCCACACCCTCTGCACCGTCCCCGAAATCATCATATTCGTCGGTGtcatccatatcctctATACTGGCATCGAGATCTTGACCTCGCgcctcatcgtcgtcttcatctGGTAAAGTGTTCACTGGAATAGCCATGGAGTTGTCTTCTTGGCGATGCTCATTATCTGGTtctgaaggagatggtgacTGATTGAGAAACTACGTTAAATACCGTTCACTCAAAGCAAATCAATTTACATACGGGAGCAGAGTCCATTTCCATCTGTGTCTGCCGTCTCCCGAAGGGTAATAGGAACCGATGGCCAAACATGTTTACGTTCATCTTTTACCCTATTTAGCACATATCGTTCACAATACCAAATTCAGCAACATACCTGCTCGTGCTCCAATACGTCCTCTTCTATTGCaacttcctcatcttctcttcccagcATCATTCCTGCAGGATTCTTACCCATCAAAGCTCGTCTTTCAGCTCGTCTCATCAATTTGTtgatctcatctctctctttgcAATAATTCACACCACGAAGGGAAGATGTGCTGGGTCCAGCTTGGGGTTGCGGTTGAGGTTGATCGTTAGGAGGGTGCAAGAGAACGTGATTGAGGTGTCTGCGCGGCAAAAGCGGGTacggggagaaggagtacAGGGTGTTTGGTTCGAGAGACGGGAATGGTGTTGATATGTCTAATATCATTGGTAATGGCTATTCCTTGACGTTCAAGTTGCAAGTATTCGATCGACTGATATAACGACGAAACGACTACCTACGAAGAAACGAATGGTGAGAACAGCGGTAAACAGCGCATAAATAGGCAGGTTCCCCCTTTGTAAAAACATTTTACGTAAAATTATCAGCCTCCATCAACCTGTCCGTGCAACCGACGCTTTACTGAACCGCACGCATACTACGTATTTATAGTTACTTTGTTGATATTCGTCCTTTCTGCGTGTACGGATCAATTTGAACCGCACCAACCCTACGACTGTGCAGCAACGCTTGACATGATAAATAAACCTCAATTTACTCCCAATCTACATCTACAGATGCTTATCGCACATCGTCCCCATTACCATCATGCTATGTAATGAGGATCCCCTTAATGGGCTAGTCAAATGAAATCGAAATCAAAAGGCTTTGATGTGTCACATATGCATTTTGATGAACTTCTATCGGCTTATACCAAACCCCCATAAGCCATTTCCACCAAACCAGTCCAGTTCCATTCTTCAGGCCTTTCCCTAAACCCTCTCAATGCGTCTTGCCTCTTCAgtctttcatccttctgCTTGGCCGACTCCCCTGGCACAGGAATATCAGTGCAATAGAACCTCTGCAAGGCCAAAGCCAACAACTGAGCTTGTTGCTGGGACAGCAAGAAACCTGGGTTAGCGAGACTCCCAGGAGGGCCAGAAGCGGATGCGGGGGAGATTTCGCCTCGCATAAGGACGAGAGAGTGGGTCTGGGCGAGGTCGGGGTAATGAGTCAAGACGAGGTAAGGTTGGGCCCATTCGCCAGACTTTTTAAATTCTTCTAGAGGAGTGAAGATAGCGGAGGTGGTTAAAGGTAAGGGTTCGGGATTAGGTtcggaggaaggaggggaagaggcagTAGGGGTCGGGTGGAAGAGCCACTGAAGGTAGAACATTTCGTACTCGTCGGTCTTCATCTCAGGGTGATTGGCAGCTTCAACGGGAGCTTCTGATAATCGAGGAAGGGggatgacgaagaaagGGTTTTGTTTGGCGAGAGCGAGCATGGAAGCGTATGTGGATGCAGGGAGGGACGCAGAGAGGAATGAGTTGGAGAGGGTAGGGTGGGAAGTGTGATAGGCATTCCAGATTTGGGAGATGGCGTTAGTGTCGTGTGGGGTAAGGTGAATAAGAGGGAGATTGATAATGGATGACAGGGGCTATACGACAATAAGCGAGTATTACAGACCGTTCTAATCAGAAACAGCTCACCTTGATACCTGACTTGTCACCCTCGGCCTGCGaaacctccttcttctccaacttcttctttcgctcAGCTacgaccttcttctccaccggATCCTCCTTGAGTTGCTTCTCAGCCTTgattttttcttctgcAAGTCTAGCAGCTTCCTTGGCAGCATCAAGCTTGGGTTGAAGTACCTTCTTTTTGAGCTCTTCGATATCCTGGACGCCTTCCCTACGATCGAACACTCAGCGATTTCTCGGATAAATTAGCCAATGGGGATAGTTAGAACTCACTTTTCAGCAGCCTTTCTCAATTTATCAGCAtatttctcttccatcaacttcttttttctttcaacTAACTCTCGAGGGTGGAGCTTCTCTTCAAGGTCGGAGAGGATATCACTTCGGCGAAGAGTGG encodes:
- a CDS encoding basic amino acid transporter, putative, with protein sequence MDKDNQALDELPMLTGSKHANKRLFAAFMIFGLLNNVLYVIILSAALDLVSADTPKGVVALFNIFPALITKVVWPLLSNGKIRYTRRVGFCTICSWFGIITIALSSSLSPRLLGISLASLSSGMGELTFLQLTTTLPTEATSKTALGAWSSGTGFAGVAGAGIWWLLRGLGVKGGLGLSSFLPLFFPITYKYILPPFSHLEASSDSSPYQRLPMSSSLSNNNNFRPPAILISVPSSEYVPQHTPLLSSGFIDRDRDRNRDGEELTDGDKRLMGMRASRLTTQEKMKLLRPLVVRYMLPLCAVYVEEYVINSGVAPTLVFPLPTYGLWSWLFKSPRDYYPFWSLTYQTFVFLSRSSLSLGLPPIPKRLLPLPAIIQFLVLSLLFLQAKTFFFSSPAYTPPADGDGGVDRSITIVFLLICLEGLCGGSGYVNTFYHVGREGSVSENYDADGDNEMGGDRRTVNVTEMEKKAMEREFRIGAVGAADSTGILFASLISMPLEIALCRSQVDQGRTMCREL
- a CDS encoding alpha-glucoside transport-related protein, putative, translated to MSKDPTAAEQVVLDRVKGDIEDYDDVVQSARQGMESEKSLSLKESLRRYPRAVAWSVLLSTSLVMEGFDAILISNFYALPQFVQKYGVELEDGWSITAAWQAGLTNGANVGEIIGLCINGWASERFGYKKTMIGALIMMICAIFIPFFAQNIQTLLAGEILQGIPWGIFQTLTTAYAAEVSPVALRPYLTAYVNLCWVMGQIIASGVLRSVLSMEGQWAYRLPFALQWIWPVPILVGCLFAPESPWWQVRNGRHDDARRTIRRLFSSPSDEEVENSLSLMKHTNAIEKTMAEGTSYWDCFKGVDLRRTEIAAGAWMVQNLCGGAFMAYSTFFLEQAGLPITQAFNLSIAQYALGICGTVVSWILMGSVGRRRLYLVGLAGMVVFLVIIGALGFVSVSNSGAQWAVGALLLVYTALYDATVGPVCYTIVGEISSTRLRAKTVAIARIAYVIIGIVNAVIMPYFLNSAELNWGAKTGFFWGGFAFLCLIWTFFRLPEAKDRTYGELDVLFENKITARKFASTTVDQFADHEGHFDNIIAVETFDGKLSSKPSIAHVEYSLTGLEK